The following DNA comes from Sediminitomix flava.
TACTAAGATATCATATTCATTTCCGCAATTTCTACTCCAAACTGGAAAACGAAGATCATAACAAATCAGCGGGCATATTTTCCAGCCTTCAACTTCAACAATTAGCTTCTCTTTCCCTTCACTAAAAGTCTTGTCTTCATCGGCCATTCTAAATAAATGGCGTTTATCGTAGTACTTATAGCTTCCATCGGGATTCATTACAAGTAAACGATTGAATACTCCTTCTTTTTCTTTGACAGGAAAACTTCCCATAATGACCGCATTTTTCAATTTTGCCATCTGAAGCATCCATTTAGAAGTTGTCAGATTCATGGGTTCTGCCAATTGAGCAGCTTCTTGATGAAAGCCCGTCGTGAACATTTCAGGTAAAAGAATTAGATCTGTATCATCTTCTATTTCCCAAAATAATTCTTCCAACATAGCT
Coding sequences within:
- a CDS encoding amidohydrolase, with the protein product MLKEQLKVALVQTNLYDLKIGANLAMLEELFWEIEDDTDLILLPEMFTTGFHQEAAQLAEPMNLTTSKWMLQMAKLKNAVIMGSFPVKEKEGVFNRLLVMNPDGSYKYYDKRHLFRMADEDKTFSEGKEKLIVEVEGWKICPLICYDLRFPVWSRNCGNEYDILVYLANWPAPRVEAWDTLLKARAIENLSYCIGVNRTGQDMNMVAYNGHSVVVSPKGNALNELYDKEQIISVSLHRKDLDGLREKFPAHLDADKFTIL